Proteins encoded in a region of the Planococcus shixiaomingii genome:
- a CDS encoding acyl-ACP desaturase gives MLNSDLDIRLEPRIKELYQLHKERSANIDWSYHEFIPWDKAMSFKRVPWDESQVTLPEGVIIAVETALLTEVNLPWYTSHLDYTFKNSMEVINDFVRTWTAEEDQHSNLLETYLLVTRNVNPVRLHELRKRVVESGWFPDFTNPLATMAYTTLQELATLVFYNNVARVAGLYDKDLATLLRRVAKDEALHYAFYRDTVKAHLELDPNFIVYFEKVIINFSMPGAVMPDFNERMKTIAIDTNYGPLQYFDQVLDVVVKYWDIANLQPTSEDAKQSQANILKYHGRLKRITDRQLEKNKR, from the coding sequence ATGTTAAATTCAGATTTGGATATACGCTTAGAACCGCGCATTAAAGAATTATATCAATTGCATAAGGAACGTTCTGCAAATATTGACTGGAGCTATCACGAATTTATTCCATGGGACAAGGCCATGTCCTTTAAACGAGTTCCTTGGGATGAGAGTCAAGTAACTCTTCCAGAAGGTGTAATTATTGCGGTAGAAACAGCATTACTTACAGAAGTAAATTTACCTTGGTATACTTCGCATTTGGATTATACATTTAAAAATTCAATGGAAGTAATAAATGATTTCGTACGCACTTGGACGGCTGAAGAAGATCAGCACTCTAACTTACTTGAAACGTATTTATTGGTGACACGAAACGTAAATCCCGTGAGATTGCATGAATTAAGAAAACGAGTAGTTGAAAGTGGCTGGTTTCCAGATTTCACTAATCCTTTAGCAACAATGGCCTATACTACTTTGCAAGAGTTAGCTACACTAGTTTTTTATAATAATGTAGCTAGAGTAGCGGGTCTTTACGACAAAGATTTAGCAACATTACTTCGACGTGTAGCGAAAGACGAAGCACTTCATTATGCATTCTATCGCGATACAGTCAAAGCACATCTTGAACTTGATCCGAATTTCATTGTTTATTTTGAGAAGGTAATTATTAATTTCTCTATGCCAGGTGCCGTTATGCCAGACTTTAACGAGAGAATGAAAACCATTGCAATAGATACGAATTATGGACCACTACAATACTTTGACCAAGTATTAGATGTAGTTGTTAAATACTGGGATATTGCCAACTTGCAACCTACTAGCGAAGATGCAAAACAATCACAAGCGAATATATTGAAATATCATGGGCGTTTAAAAAGAATTACAGATCGCCAGCTTGAAAAAAATAAAAGGTAG
- a CDS encoding arginase family protein, producing the protein MLNKPIEVYEFPTNFGLRRKAEEIEPGVKALPKWLKHHGFYEALGIDTVYGLSAPIYLMDYNSKTGMLNENQVIEYAKRQAQLLGKQLERNTFKLLIGGDCSILIGTVLALKKKGNYGLFFLDGHTDFITPALSQTGGIAGMDLAIAAGIGEEAITNIDRLKPYIQEDHIFCVGNREFDTSYVAPILDSKIHYFDLNRVRAVGSTKIVESFLKMVEEKALDGFFIHLDVDVINDELMPAVDSREKDGFTYEELASLLQPLLHHSLCIGIEITILDPSLDENGVYTKKFIDFFLSLLKE; encoded by the coding sequence ATGCTCAACAAACCGATCGAGGTATATGAATTTCCTACTAATTTCGGATTGCGAAGAAAAGCGGAGGAGATTGAACCTGGGGTCAAGGCATTGCCCAAGTGGCTGAAACATCATGGCTTTTATGAAGCACTGGGCATAGATACGGTTTATGGGCTGTCGGCTCCTATCTATTTAATGGATTATAACTCGAAGACAGGAATGCTGAACGAAAATCAGGTGATTGAATATGCTAAGCGACAGGCGCAACTACTGGGAAAACAACTAGAGCGCAATACTTTTAAGCTGCTTATTGGAGGAGATTGCAGCATTCTGATTGGAACGGTATTGGCATTAAAGAAAAAAGGAAATTATGGGCTATTCTTTTTGGATGGGCATACAGACTTTATCACTCCGGCACTTTCGCAAACAGGAGGAATTGCAGGGATGGATTTGGCGATAGCGGCAGGCATTGGAGAGGAAGCAATTACGAATATAGATAGACTGAAACCTTATATTCAAGAAGACCATATTTTTTGCGTAGGAAATCGAGAATTTGACACTTCATATGTCGCTCCTATCCTTGATTCTAAAATCCATTACTTCGATCTGAATCGGGTGCGCGCTGTCGGCTCTACTAAAATTGTCGAATCGTTTCTCAAGATGGTTGAAGAAAAAGCATTGGACGGATTTTTCATTCATCTGGATGTGGATGTGATAAACGATGAGCTGATGCCTGCCGTCGACAGTAGAGAAAAAGATGGTTTTACTTATGAAGAGCTTGCTTCACTACTTCAGCCCCTTCTTCATCACTCTTTATGCATTGGGATAGAAATCACTATTTTGGATCCTTCCTTGGATGAAAATGGTGTTTACACAAAAAAGTTTATCGATTTTTTCTTGAGTTTATTAAAAGAGTGA
- the nhaC gene encoding Na+/H+ antiporter NhaC produces the protein MKKQQEIEIPFLMALIPLVIMIALMAVTIIKFEGSPHVPLLIGAAVAAAIGLRYGYKWDVIEEGAYKGIRMALPAIVIIILVGLIIGAWIGGGIVATMIYYGLKIITPSLFLVTICIICSIVTLAIGSSWSTMGTIGVAGMGIGVSMGIPAAMVAGAVISGAYFGDKMSPLSDTTNLAAGITGTDLFEHIKHMIYTTIPGLIIALIVYFILGRQFAGAAVDTGNISSILTALESNFVISPWLLLVPLTVVVMVAKKVPALPALAIGVLLGWLCHVFIQGGSVADAVNTLHDGFAITSGNEMVDNLFNRGGIDSMMYTVSLTIVAMIFGGIMEQVGMLQAIVKQILKVARSAGSLIAATVVSAFFTNATASEQYISILLPGRMYAKAFRDKKLHSKNLSRALEDGGTVTSPLVPWNTCGVFIFATLGVGTFAYAPYAVLNYTIPIISITMAYLGLKVEFLSDEEIKALEEKEARQTEENGETEPSGSLLT, from the coding sequence ATGAAAAAGCAGCAGGAGATAGAGATACCTTTTTTAATGGCTTTAATTCCTTTAGTAATTATGATTGCTCTTATGGCAGTCACAATCATTAAGTTTGAAGGAAGTCCGCATGTACCTTTATTGATTGGTGCAGCAGTTGCAGCAGCTATTGGTTTGCGTTATGGGTACAAATGGGATGTGATTGAAGAAGGCGCTTATAAGGGGATCCGCATGGCGCTGCCGGCAATTGTGATTATTATTTTGGTTGGCTTGATCATTGGAGCATGGATTGGCGGAGGTATTGTCGCTACCATGATTTATTACGGATTGAAAATCATCACACCGTCGTTGTTCCTAGTAACAATCTGTATCATATGTTCAATTGTCACATTGGCAATTGGCAGTTCATGGTCCACTATGGGAACCATTGGCGTTGCCGGTATGGGTATTGGCGTGAGTATGGGAATACCGGCAGCAATGGTGGCCGGTGCTGTCATTTCTGGGGCTTATTTCGGTGATAAAATGTCTCCGCTGTCTGATACAACAAATTTAGCTGCCGGAATTACTGGCACGGACTTGTTTGAACACATAAAGCATATGATTTATACCACGATTCCTGGTCTTATTATTGCTTTAATTGTTTACTTTATCCTTGGCAGGCAGTTTGCAGGCGCGGCAGTAGATACAGGGAACATCAGCAGTATTTTAACAGCATTGGAAAGCAATTTCGTTATATCCCCCTGGTTATTGCTTGTGCCGCTTACAGTTGTTGTAATGGTAGCCAAGAAGGTTCCTGCATTGCCGGCTCTTGCTATCGGAGTTTTGCTGGGCTGGCTATGCCATGTATTCATCCAGGGAGGCAGTGTGGCAGATGCAGTTAATACCCTCCATGATGGGTTTGCCATTACGAGTGGAAATGAGATGGTCGATAACCTGTTTAACCGCGGCGGTATCGATTCGATGATGTACACTGTCTCCTTGACGATTGTAGCTATGATATTCGGCGGAATCATGGAACAAGTCGGAATGCTTCAAGCAATTGTGAAACAAATCTTAAAGGTGGCAAGATCAGCCGGCAGCCTTATCGCAGCCACAGTTGTTTCTGCATTTTTCACAAACGCTACAGCATCTGAACAATACATATCTATTCTTCTTCCTGGAAGAATGTATGCTAAAGCTTTCAGGGACAAAAAATTGCATTCGAAAAACTTATCCCGAGCATTGGAAGATGGCGGGACAGTCACTTCGCCTTTAGTGCCTTGGAATACGTGTGGTGTCTTTATATTTGCGACACTGGGAGTCGGGACATTTGCCTACGCCCCTTATGCCGTTTTGAACTATACCATTCCGATCATTTCAATCACCATGGCGTACTTAGGATTGAAAGTCGAATTCTTATCGGATGAAGAAATAAAAGCGCTGGAAGAAAAAGAAGCAAGACAAACGGAGGAAAATGGGGAAACCGAACCTTCAGGGTCTTTACTGACATAA
- a CDS encoding alpha/beta hydrolase — MSPQPVKEKKDFLVDTSVQPTYLSFYYPLGAKQENYPVYINFHGGAFIMNEKELDDPYCRFLANETGCVILNIDYAKAPEYPFPKPLEQSYEILQWIKNRAHELKIDPKQIMVGGQSSGANIAAALCLYLEDKADSQPLLQVLSCPMLDFVTPHADKPEPNPLRAKYPQVANFLNMCYLPDRTQASNPLASPVYAEIERGLAPALVIVAEHDAFRPEAELYVEKLKAAGIEVHDEVFEGVSHAFTHLGPKDKAEKAWKLVAEKITEAVDLYEERNKDILS; from the coding sequence ATCTCTCCGCAGCCTGTAAAAGAGAAAAAAGATTTCCTGGTTGATACTTCTGTTCAGCCCACTTACCTTTCATTCTACTATCCTTTAGGTGCTAAACAGGAAAACTATCCTGTTTACATTAACTTCCACGGTGGGGCATTCATTATGAATGAAAAAGAGCTGGACGATCCGTATTGCCGCTTCCTGGCCAATGAGACAGGCTGCGTAATCCTTAACATCGATTACGCAAAAGCTCCGGAATACCCGTTTCCGAAACCGCTCGAACAAAGTTACGAGATTCTCCAATGGATAAAGAACAGAGCCCATGAGTTAAAAATCGACCCGAAACAAATTATGGTCGGCGGACAAAGTTCAGGAGCGAACATCGCAGCAGCCCTTTGTCTGTACCTTGAAGACAAAGCGGACAGTCAGCCCCTGCTCCAAGTATTATCTTGTCCGATGCTGGATTTTGTCACGCCGCACGCAGATAAACCCGAGCCGAATCCGTTGCGCGCCAAATACCCTCAAGTCGCGAACTTTTTGAATATGTGTTACCTGCCTGATCGAACTCAAGCTTCCAATCCGCTCGCTTCCCCTGTCTATGCGGAAATCGAGAGAGGCTTAGCCCCTGCCCTGGTCATCGTTGCCGAACACGACGCATTCAGACCGGAAGCCGAACTCTATGTCGAGAAATTAAAAGCGGCTGGAATTGAAGTTCATGATGAGGTTTTCGAAGGCGTTTCTCATGCATTTACACATTTAGGTCCGAAAGATAAAGCTGAGAAGGCGTGGAAGCTGGTAGCGGAAAAGATCACGGAAGCGGTTGATTTATATGAGGAACGAAACAAAGATATACTTAGTTAA
- a CDS encoding phytoene desaturase family protein: MTENKKVLIIGGGLGGISAAISLAQRGYKVSLFEKNDHIGGKLNRLEQDGFGFDLGPSILTMPKVFAKLFADSGKRMEDYVPITRLDHQWRSFFPDGNVIDLYEDLNEMGEKNPSLSKRDMREYANLLKYSKKLYDMTEKGYFNEGLDSAKELGKYHGAFESFKGFDLFSTVHSAIDKRISNKQLKDMLSYFTKYVGSSPYDAPAVLNMMHYMQHDQGAWYVPGGMNRLADALVRLAEEIGVHIYTGVGVVRLYKEKGKITGALLEDGAKVAADYYISNMEVIPFYEKLLDEKKPYVEKLKKKFEPASSGLVMHLGVKKTYPQLRHHNFFFAEDMKKQMQTIFHKHELPDDPVIYLVNVNKTDPAQAPPGHENIKVLPHIPYIQDKPFTKQEYDCFAEKVLIKLERMGLVGLRENIVTKDIWTPDDIQKVYGSDRGAIYGTLSDRNVNKGFKHPKQSDRYDNLYFVGGTVNPGGGMPMVTLSGQQVGRKIVERDKALRK; the protein is encoded by the coding sequence ATGACTGAAAATAAAAAAGTTTTAATTATCGGGGGAGGACTTGGGGGCATATCCGCCGCCATTTCTCTTGCGCAACGCGGCTATAAAGTTTCCTTGTTCGAAAAAAACGACCATATCGGCGGGAAATTGAACCGGCTTGAACAGGATGGTTTCGGTTTTGACCTTGGTCCTTCGATTTTGACGATGCCGAAAGTTTTCGCTAAATTATTTGCGGACAGTGGAAAACGGATGGAGGACTATGTGCCGATCACTCGGCTGGATCACCAATGGCGTTCTTTTTTTCCGGATGGAAACGTTATTGACTTGTATGAGGATTTGAATGAAATGGGCGAGAAGAATCCGTCATTGAGCAAACGGGATATGCGCGAATATGCAAATCTGCTGAAATACTCCAAAAAGCTGTACGATATGACCGAAAAAGGCTACTTCAATGAGGGACTGGACAGCGCCAAAGAGCTCGGGAAGTACCACGGAGCGTTTGAATCCTTCAAAGGTTTCGATCTTTTTTCGACTGTACATAGTGCCATTGATAAACGGATCAGCAATAAGCAATTGAAGGATATGCTTTCCTACTTCACTAAATATGTCGGTTCTTCCCCTTACGATGCGCCGGCCGTTCTGAATATGATGCACTACATGCAGCATGACCAAGGCGCCTGGTATGTGCCCGGCGGGATGAACCGGCTTGCGGACGCATTGGTGCGGCTGGCTGAAGAAATAGGCGTCCATATTTATACGGGAGTGGGGGTCGTGCGCCTTTACAAAGAAAAAGGCAAGATTACTGGCGCGCTGTTGGAAGACGGAGCAAAGGTAGCTGCGGATTACTACATCTCCAATATGGAAGTCATTCCGTTTTATGAGAAGCTTCTGGATGAAAAGAAGCCTTACGTTGAAAAGCTGAAGAAGAAATTTGAACCAGCCAGTTCCGGGCTCGTGATGCATCTGGGCGTCAAAAAAACGTATCCGCAGCTGCGGCACCATAATTTCTTCTTTGCGGAAGATATGAAAAAACAGATGCAGACGATTTTCCACAAACATGAACTGCCGGATGATCCGGTCATTTATTTGGTGAATGTGAATAAAACCGACCCGGCCCAGGCGCCGCCCGGACATGAAAATATTAAAGTGCTTCCGCACATTCCTTATATCCAGGACAAACCTTTCACGAAGCAGGAGTATGACTGCTTTGCAGAGAAAGTATTGATCAAATTGGAACGGATGGGTCTGGTCGGTTTGCGGGAAAACATCGTGACGAAGGACATCTGGACGCCTGATGATATTCAAAAAGTCTACGGCTCCGACCGCGGCGCAATTTACGGTACATTGTCGGACCGCAACGTAAACAAAGGCTTCAAGCACCCAAAACAGAGCGACCGATACGATAATCTCTATTTTGTCGGTGGAACGGTGAACCCGGGCGGCGGTATGCCGATGGTCACCTTGAGCGGTCAGCAAGTCGGAAGAAAAATTGTTGAACGGGATAAGGCTTTAAGAAAATAA
- a CDS encoding phytoene desaturase family protein, protein MKKKVIVIGAGVAGLASAIRLQNTGYQVALYEKESTPGGKMNRVEVDGYKFDLGPSIVMMPEVYQELFELCGRNPDDYIPMEKLDPMYRAYFTDRPTEPIDMSSDLPQLTKTLDSISPSDTGGFFQYLHEAHKLFAYARYDILQKPFRRHRDFYNQAITKRSSKIRVLDTADQFIGRYIKNERLKQIISFQTLYIGISPYKSPSFYTMIPMLQFLYGVWFIKGGMYTMASSMERLFKELGGEIFYNQTVQEICIDNKKATGIVVNGEKVSADFVMCNADFPYAMKNLVKEPAAKGKFTDKKIDNMKYTCSCFLLYLGMDRKYTEVKHVHNFIFNEKLDKNLADIFSGKKLTDASFYVYLASKMDPTLAPDGKDGLYILMPVSNVETALYDWNDETIAYYRGYILNELKKIPGFEHVEEEIVAETCITPVDFETKFNAYKGAAFGLQPTLSQSNHLRPQSKATHCSNLYFTGSSTHPGAGVPIVLLSAKIAAQELIDDDQAIISTAHTT, encoded by the coding sequence GTGAAAAAGAAAGTGATCGTGATCGGTGCAGGGGTGGCCGGTCTGGCAAGCGCCATCAGACTTCAGAATACCGGCTACCAGGTAGCGTTATACGAAAAAGAATCTACTCCCGGCGGAAAGATGAACCGGGTTGAAGTCGATGGCTATAAATTCGATTTGGGTCCGAGTATTGTCATGATGCCGGAAGTATATCAGGAACTATTCGAGCTGTGCGGCCGCAACCCCGATGATTATATTCCGATGGAAAAACTGGATCCGATGTACCGGGCTTATTTCACGGACCGGCCCACCGAGCCTATCGATATGTCCTCTGACCTTCCACAGCTGACAAAAACGCTTGATTCGATCAGTCCGTCAGATACAGGTGGATTCTTTCAGTATCTTCATGAGGCGCACAAGCTTTTTGCGTATGCACGTTATGATATTTTGCAGAAGCCTTTCCGCAGACACCGGGATTTCTATAATCAGGCCATAACGAAGCGGAGTTCGAAAATACGGGTGTTGGACACAGCCGACCAATTTATCGGCCGCTACATCAAAAACGAGCGGTTAAAGCAGATCATCAGTTTTCAAACGCTTTACATAGGCATTTCCCCGTATAAGAGCCCATCGTTTTATACTATGATTCCGATGCTCCAGTTTCTATACGGCGTCTGGTTCATTAAAGGCGGCATGTACACAATGGCGTCTTCGATGGAAAGGCTCTTCAAAGAACTTGGAGGTGAAATTTTCTATAATCAGACGGTGCAGGAAATCTGCATCGACAATAAAAAAGCCACCGGAATCGTTGTAAACGGCGAGAAGGTTTCTGCAGACTTCGTGATGTGCAATGCGGACTTTCCGTATGCCATGAAAAACCTGGTCAAAGAACCGGCGGCTAAAGGAAAGTTTACCGACAAAAAAATCGACAATATGAAATACACCTGTTCTTGTTTTTTATTGTACTTGGGCATGGACAGAAAATATACGGAAGTGAAACATGTTCATAACTTCATTTTCAATGAAAAGCTGGACAAAAACTTGGCGGACATTTTCTCTGGAAAAAAACTGACGGATGCTTCTTTCTATGTTTATCTTGCTTCGAAAATGGATCCAACTCTTGCGCCCGATGGAAAAGATGGCTTGTATATTTTAATGCCGGTTTCAAATGTTGAGACAGCCCTTTACGACTGGAACGATGAAACGATCGCGTATTACCGCGGCTACATTTTGAATGAGTTGAAAAAGATTCCGGGATTTGAGCACGTTGAAGAGGAAATTGTTGCGGAAACGTGCATCACGCCAGTGGATTTCGAAACGAAGTTCAATGCCTATAAAGGAGCCGCTTTCGGCCTGCAGCCGACGTTAAGTCAAAGCAACCACTTGCGGCCGCAAAGCAAGGCGACGCACTGTTCGAATTTGTATTTTACCGGAAGCAGCACACACCCGGGAGCAGGGGTCCCGATTGTGCTTTTATCCGCAAAGATTGCCGCGCAGGAACTGATAGATGACGATCAAGCGATCATTTCTACAGCTCACACCACTTAA
- a CDS encoding glycosyltransferase family A protein produces the protein MAASDIINLTVGFVAVGVGFLMFKSLPRPKPKPRDESDVPFLSVIIPARNESARITPLLESLREQNHRSFEILVVDDDSIDNTAAVAESLGAKVLQKKAEQQGAGKSAACWYGATQAKGEWLLFLDADTYFTNRDGVRNLLLSYKEKGAKGILALQPFHTVRRLYENLSAVFNVIVIVGMNVFTVWGDRFQTAGSFGPCILSNKEDYFLSGGHKKIEGALMDDLALGEAFLEKNLPVHCLGGKGIISFRMYPEGLQSLIEGWCKSFAIGSKSTHPFVMAMTIIWIAGSFISANALISAISSADAAAITSSGLLYGIYAIQTGLFARRAGNFPWFIFLFHPVLFLFFIGLFMYSLFRVNVLHTVTWKGRKINV, from the coding sequence TTGGCAGCTTCAGATATTATTAATCTCACAGTCGGTTTTGTTGCAGTCGGGGTCGGCTTCCTCATGTTCAAATCGTTGCCAAGGCCAAAGCCAAAGCCGCGTGACGAATCAGATGTGCCATTTCTGTCGGTCATTATTCCCGCTAGAAATGAAAGCGCACGGATTACACCGTTATTGGAGTCATTAAGAGAGCAAAATCATCGCTCATTTGAAATATTGGTGGTTGATGATGATTCAATTGACAACACAGCAGCAGTCGCGGAAAGTTTAGGGGCGAAGGTTCTTCAGAAGAAGGCAGAGCAGCAGGGGGCAGGAAAATCGGCGGCCTGCTGGTACGGCGCCACTCAAGCAAAAGGGGAATGGCTCTTGTTCTTGGATGCGGATACTTACTTCACGAACAGGGACGGCGTCCGGAATTTGCTTCTTTCTTACAAAGAAAAAGGCGCAAAGGGAATTCTGGCATTGCAGCCGTTCCATACGGTCCGAAGGCTGTATGAAAATCTCTCTGCCGTATTCAACGTGATCGTGATTGTCGGAATGAATGTATTTACTGTTTGGGGAGATCGGTTCCAAACGGCCGGCTCGTTCGGTCCATGTATATTAAGCAATAAAGAAGACTATTTTTTATCAGGAGGCCATAAAAAAATCGAAGGCGCTCTTATGGATGATTTGGCGCTGGGTGAGGCGTTTCTCGAAAAAAATCTTCCCGTTCACTGCCTCGGAGGTAAAGGGATCATCTCGTTCCGAATGTACCCGGAAGGCCTCCAAAGCTTGATCGAAGGCTGGTGCAAAAGCTTTGCCATCGGTTCAAAGTCTACCCATCCCTTTGTTATGGCGATGACGATCATCTGGATTGCCGGCAGCTTCATCAGTGCCAATGCCTTAATTTCCGCCATCTCCTCAGCTGATGCTGCTGCGATAACTAGTAGTGGTCTATTGTATGGAATTTATGCGATTCAAACTGGATTGTTCGCGCGCAGAGCCGGTAATTTCCCTTGGTTCATTTTCTTGTTCCATCCCGTTCTGTTTTTATTTTTTATCGGACTCTTTATGTACTCCTTGTTCCGGGTGAATGTTCTGCACACGGTGACTTGGAAGGGACGAAAGATAAACGTCTGA
- a CDS encoding PAS domain-containing protein, whose protein sequence is MEHLSSKTQFAILEAMLNGSQVAAVVTDPQREDNPIIYSNQTFQQLTGYSSEEIIGQNCRFLQGPDTNSETVDQLRNGIANKEKTTVTLQNYRKDGLPFWNRLNIEPIVIEEHLYFIGTQTDITNEIHQRLLLDEQEEEINQLLLPILPLHEGLGAVALVGKMDNRRFRILTNKLSEFVQQTSTVHVIIDVTGVIWRENFLYDNLLMIQHVLRLMGCMLYISGITPATAMDISRIKGQDQSLLTFSTVQQVLAYLNNPLTKVK, encoded by the coding sequence ATGGAACATTTAAGTAGTAAAACTCAGTTTGCCATACTAGAAGCTATGCTTAATGGCAGCCAAGTGGCCGCAGTAGTAACCGATCCTCAACGAGAAGATAATCCCATTATTTATTCAAACCAAACCTTTCAACAACTGACTGGCTACTCAAGCGAAGAAATCATTGGCCAGAATTGCCGCTTCCTACAAGGACCCGATACCAATTCTGAAACCGTTGACCAACTAAGAAACGGTATTGCGAATAAAGAGAAAACGACTGTTACACTTCAAAATTATCGAAAAGACGGCCTCCCCTTCTGGAACCGATTAAACATTGAACCGATTGTCATCGAGGAACACCTCTATTTCATCGGCACCCAAACAGACATCACCAATGAGATCCATCAACGCCTTTTACTGGATGAACAAGAAGAAGAAATCAATCAACTGCTTTTGCCCATCCTCCCGCTTCATGAGGGCTTAGGAGCCGTTGCATTGGTCGGCAAAATGGACAATAGACGTTTCCGTATTTTAACGAATAAATTGAGCGAGTTTGTGCAACAAACATCAACCGTTCATGTCATTATCGACGTCACAGGAGTTATATGGAGAGAAAACTTCTTATACGACAACCTATTGATGATCCAGCATGTATTGCGGCTTATGGGATGTATGCTTTATATCTCTGGCATTACACCCGCAACTGCAATGGATATTTCCAGAATCAAAGGGCAGGATCAGTCTCTTCTAACTTTCTCGACTGTGCAGCAAGTGCTGGCATACTTAAACAATCCCTTAACGAAAGTTAAATAA
- a CDS encoding CHRD domain-containing protein, which translates to MKKWMSLPVATVLAVAGFAGSVFAAHEGQEFMAQMTPDQEPMEVESNATGDAHIQFSEDGMSLEFTVNAHDLENTLAGHFHSGAPGENGPVEVALFENDEPMDYNGEVATGTVTEEDLAGDMNWEEFTKAMVDGNIYVNLHTEQYPDGELRGQVMMGDEMPTTASNGPLYTMLGMLIAVTGGLLFIGRSNKKTA; encoded by the coding sequence ATGAAGAAATGGATGTCTTTACCGGTAGCTACAGTGTTGGCCGTCGCAGGGTTTGCTGGATCAGTATTTGCTGCTCATGAAGGACAGGAATTCATGGCGCAAATGACGCCAGACCAAGAACCCATGGAAGTGGAAAGCAACGCTACAGGGGATGCGCATATCCAGTTTAGTGAAGATGGGATGTCTTTAGAATTCACGGTAAATGCTCATGATTTGGAGAACACGTTGGCAGGACATTTCCACAGCGGAGCTCCTGGTGAGAACGGTCCTGTAGAAGTGGCATTATTTGAAAATGACGAACCGATGGATTACAACGGAGAAGTGGCAACTGGCACGGTGACGGAAGAAGATTTAGCTGGGGATATGAACTGGGAGGAGTTCACTAAAGCTATGGTGGATGGAAATATCTACGTAAACCTTCATACGGAGCAATATCCTGATGGAGAACTTCGTGGACAAGTTATGATGGGCGACGAAATGCCGACCACAGCATCCAATGGCCCTCTTTACACAATGCTTGGCATGCTTATCGCAGTGACAGGTGGACTCTTGTTCATCGGCCGAAGCAATAAGAAAACTGCATAG
- a CDS encoding class D sortase — protein MRRKLGVMLILMGVLFGGWNGYVWFSELSSGREPIGENDIAVTDESENLASESMEVSTLSQEEPPVKKLEEPPIKKAEKPKEPKKPKEPKQRDYKEYERGEKIGWLLIPSLDMKYPMYWGTDDETLTQGVGYHAGKFTTPPDGERHTVLSGHRDTVFQELGDLKEGDKMYVQFEGVQYEYEIKRTWVTDAEDRTVIVKKDEPILTLTTCYPFTFIGAAPDRYIIEAPLVNITKMKS, from the coding sequence TTGAGGAGAAAACTTGGAGTCATGCTCATCTTAATGGGGGTGTTGTTCGGAGGATGGAACGGCTATGTGTGGTTCTCTGAACTCTCTTCAGGCCGGGAGCCCATCGGTGAAAATGATATTGCAGTAACGGACGAAAGTGAAAACCTGGCAAGCGAAAGTATGGAGGTTTCGACGCTTTCCCAGGAAGAACCGCCGGTGAAAAAGCTAGAAGAGCCTCCCATTAAAAAAGCTGAAAAACCGAAAGAACCGAAAAAACCAAAAGAACCAAAACAGCGGGATTATAAGGAATATGAACGGGGAGAAAAAATTGGCTGGCTGCTGATTCCTTCCCTCGATATGAAATACCCGATGTATTGGGGAACGGATGATGAAACATTAACCCAAGGGGTCGGTTACCATGCAGGGAAATTCACCACACCTCCTGACGGAGAGCGCCACACAGTGTTATCCGGCCACCGGGATACCGTTTTCCAAGAACTTGGCGACTTAAAAGAAGGCGACAAAATGTACGTTCAATTCGAAGGCGTGCAGTACGAATATGAAATAAAACGGACTTGGGTAACGGATGCCGAAGACCGCACGGTGATTGTTAAAAAAGATGAACCGATACTGACACTGACCACCTGTTATCCGTTTACGTTTATCGGAGCGGCTCCGGATCGCTATATTATTGAAGCTCCGCTTGTGAATATCACAAAAATGAAATCATAA